In uncultured Methanobrevibacter sp., the sequence CAGATAAAGGAATTTTAAAAAGATTCAATCTAAAACTAAAGTATTGGGATGAGGACAATGCGATTTACTAAAAATCACTTAAGTTATTGAAAGTGCCTATTTATAATATTGGAAAAACTTTTTAATAATTAAATGATAAAATAATAGTGGTATGAAAATTTTCTAATTTTCATTTTAATATTAATTTTATAGGAGTTATTAAATGACTTGTAGTATTTTAGTTGGTGGTGCATGGGGTGATGAAGGTAAAGGAAAATGTATCACTTACCTTTGTGATAATGATAAGCCAGATATTATCGCTCGTGCAGGAGTTGGGCCAAATGCAGGCCACTCTGTCGAATTTAATGGAGAAAAATATGGATTAAGGTTAACCCCATCAGGTTTTGTACATACTGATGCTAAACTCATGATCGGTGCTGGTGTTTTAGTAAATCCTGATGTATTGTTTAGTGAATTTGAAAACCTGAAAAAGTATAATGTTAAAGAAAGAATGTGCGTTGATCCTAGATGTGCAATAATTAATGAGGATCACATGACTCGTGATAAATCTTCAGAACATTTAGCTAAAAAAATAGGAAGTACTGGTTCTGGCTGTGGGCCTGCAAACTCAGACCGTGTAATGAGGACAATAGAGCTTGCAAAAGATATTCCAGAACTTGAAGAGTATATTACTGACGTGTCAATGGCTTGTAATGAAGCTATTGATAATGGTGAGAACGTATTTATTGAAGGGTCACAGGGTTTTGCTCTTTCACTTTACTATGGATCATATCCATATGTAACCAGTAAAGATACCACCGCATCAACATTCGCTGCTGATGTGGGAGTCGGACCAACTAAAGTAGATGAAGTAATCGATGTATTTAAAGCTTATATTTCCCGTGTTGGAGAAGGTCCATTCCCAACAGAAATGACTCAGGAAGAAGCTGAAAGCAAAGGTCTTGAAGAATATGGTGTAGTAACTGGAAGACGTAGAAGAATAGGTTACTTTGATATGGAACTTGCAAAGGAATCCTGCAGAATCAATGGTGCAACTCAAATTGCTCTTACTTGTGTTGATAGGTTATTTGACTGTGCACGTGTCCAAAACTACGATGAATTGTCTGTTGAGACTAAAGCTTTCATTGAAGATATCCAAACTGAAACTGGCGTGCCGGTAACCATTATTTCTACTGGACCAGATTTAAAAGATACAATTGATTTAAGAAAAGAATTGTTATAAATTCTTTTTCAACTCTCTTTTTTTTATAATAAATGTGGTATTGATTACCATAGTAATCACTAGCTGTTGAATATATTGTCATTTGGATGTTTTTCGGCAATATTTTTTAATTTTAAATAAACGTTAAAATACAATAAGCTACATAATTATTAATATATTTAATTTAAAAGGTAGTTTAAATGAATGAATTGATGTGTGAAATGTGTGGAAGCAACATGGTTATAATCGAAGGCGGATTTTATGTCTGTCAAGCTTGCGGTACTAAATTTCCCATTAACGACTCCAAAACAGGTGAAAATCACCAATTTGGTGGTGAATCTTCTGCAGAATTAGATAATTTATATGAACTCGCAAGAAGAGCACGTGACAATGGAGACAGTGAGTTTGGATTCAAATATTACAGTGAGATTCTGATAAAAGAACCTAACGACTGGGAAGCTCAATACTATGTGGGTTACTTTAGAGCATTTTTAAATGATTTTTTGGATGAAAATGCAATTGATGATTTTTACAATTCAACTGCATCCGCAGTATCAATTGTTGAAGGCATTGATGATGTTGAAGAGAAAAACGATGCGATAAGTCTGTTTACAGATGAAACATTTGGGCTTGTCGATAGTTTTTACGAATCATATTTTGAAGAAATGGAATATGAATCTCCTGATGGTGAGTATTATACATGGTATGTCAATGTTCTTTTAGAATTATGCTATCTATTAAATTATTATGGTGATTTGGTTGAGAACGTAACTGATGATACATATCAGGATGCTATGGACTCTTGGATTTATTCCATAGACCTTCACACACCAATGTATAGTCACATAGGCTTTTTTGATAAGGGTGATCATGATAAATATATAGATGATTATGTTGAAAAAATACGGGAATATGATCCTGATTATCAAAAACCTAAACCTAAAAAACTATTTGGTATAATATAAAATATATGGAGGAATTAAATGGTTGAACTTTTAAAAGTAATTAAATTTGAAGGAGACAAGGACACTTTAGTCTGGAAACATCCTGCCGAAGATTTCAACACACATTCAAAACTAATTGTTCATGAATCTCAAGTAGCAATATTTTATAAAGACGGAAAGGCTTTGGATGAATTTGGTCCTGGAAAATACACTTTAGAAACTGGAAACATACCTATTTTGAGGGCACTTATTGATCTTCCTACAGAAGGAGTAAGCCAATTTCATTGTGAAGTTTATTTCATCAACAAGGCAACATCATTAAATGTAATCTGGGGAACAAGCAGCCGTTTTCCAGTTATTGAACCAACATTCCAAATACCGATAAATGTTGGTGCATCAGGTGCTATGGACATTGTAATTGATGATGCTAAAAAATTCATGGTAAATGTTGTGGGAACACAAACATTCAACACAATTGATCAAGTTACTGATTATTTCAAAGGCAAAATCACCACTAAGGTCAAAAACTATCTGTCAAAAATAATGTCTGAAGTAAGCTATTACAATATTACACAGCATCTGGAAGAAATTTCAGAGGCATTACATGAAAAATTGAAAGAAGATTTTAAGGAATATGGTGTAAATCTCGTTACATTTTACATATCCAATATTGTTGTTCCTAAAGAAGAAACCAAAAAACTTGAGGATGTATTGAACAAAAAAATGGAATATGGTACTCTAGGATTCAATTGGGCTGATGAACAAATGGCTGATGTCGCTAAAAAATATGCGGAAAATCCTGGAAATAAAAGTGGCGTTAATGGTATGGTGACTGGTTTTCCTATGGCTATGGCTTTTGGCCAAATGTTGGGAAACAATGTTGGTGGAAACATGTCTGGAGGATTGTTTGCGGCTGGTCAGAACTTCGGAGCTAACCAACAACAAGCAAGTCAGGAACAACAACCAGTTAGTAATGAACCACAAGGTGATGCAGTATTTTGTACCAAATGTGGCAACAAATTAGCCCCTGATGCAATGTTTTGCTCTAAATGTGGAAACAAGGTACAGCAAGAGCTAAAATGCAGCAACTGTGGAAGATCACTTGAACCCGGTGACATGTTCTGTTCAGGATGTGGTCATCCTACTAATGAATAGATGAAATAATATTTTCATCATTCATTTTCACTAGTAAGTCCATCACCAGTCTATGTGTTGATTATGCAAGAAAATATTCTTGAATGTTCAACCTATAAGTCCCATCATGACTAGAATTAAAACAGATGCATCTGTCATCAGATGAGACAAATAAGATGCGAACAAGTTTTTAGTTTTTAAATAGACATATAAATGAAATATTGAACCTGCTCCTTGAATCACCAGTACTGAGAGAATAGTTGTGCTAGGTTCTAAATGTATCAAACCAAAAAAGATTAATGTAAATATGGATGATACTATAATTGATAATCTGCGATTGGAAGTGTATTTGAATAAAACCCTCAATAAGAACATCAATGGAATGAATTTTATTAATTCTTCAGCCATCATGGAAAATATCAAAGATACAATTGTAACAATATTCGCATTGCTATTTCCAACATCTGGAATGCCCCAAGTACCTAATAGATTGGTGAGTATACTTGAATAAACAATATATGCCAAACACATCAATACTGCAAGAATAAGTTCATTTTTTGTTGGTTTTTGAAAAAACAAGGAATAATCCCAATTTGAAAAGTATAACAATGGAATTAACAATATCAGAAGGAAAGATATGCTGCCTATTATTTCATTTGAAAAAACGCTGACGAATCCGTTAGCATAATATGCAACAGGAATGCATATTAACAATACCAACCATCCAATCTTGGACATCTTCGGATTCTCATTATAATATGGAAAGTCTCTATTATTATCTAAATTTAACATTAAAAACACCTTGATTGATTTGAAGATAGGATTTCAAATTGGATACATGATTATATTTCCTAAATAAATCCGTTCTAGAATATATAATAGATATGTTTTACAATTATCTTAAACTTTATTAATTCTTATTTTTAAATAATTTTTTATGTATAAAGATATGATAATCGTTAGGGGAGCAAAAGTTCATAATCTAAAAAATATTGACGTTGATATTCCGCTTGGAAAAATTGTGGCAATTAGCGGAGTTTCCGGAAGCGGCAAATCATCGCTTGCTTTGGGTGTATTGTATTCTGAGGGGTCTCGAAGATATTTGGATGCTTTGTCAACTTATACTCGTCGCAGAATCACACAATCTCAAAAAGCTCAGGTTGATTTGGTCCAATATGTTCCTGCATCTTTGGCTCTTCATCAAAGACCTGATATTCCAAATATTCGATCTACTTTTGGAACTTCAACAGAACTTTTAAACTCTCTAAGGTTATTATATTCACGGTGCGGTAACTATTTTTGTCCAAATGGGCATATGCAGGAGCCAACTTTAAATGTGGCTCGTGAAATTCCATTGAAATGTCCTGAATGTGGTGAAGAGTTCTATGGTCTTGGGGCTGAGGAATATGCATTCAATTCAGATGGAGCATGTCCGTCATGTAGTGGTACAGGTTACATTCGTGATGTGGATGGTGCTAAATTAGTGTCTGACGAGTCAAAAACATTGGAGGAAGGTGCCGTTGACGCATGGAATCAGTTTGGTATTTCTTGGATGTATCATGTTGCAGGAGAGCTTGGTGTAAGGGTGGATGTTCCATTTAATGAATTAACAGATGATGAAAAGGATATTGTTTATAATGGTCCGGCAGTTAAAAAATATATAAATATTCCTTCCAAAAACGGTAAGCTGTTTGAATTGAATGCGGAATATAGAAATGCTCATCGAGCTATTGAAGAGGCTTTGAAAAATGCAAAAACCGAAAAGGGACTGACAAAAATTAATAAATTCTTAACAACTAAAGTTTGCAGGGATTGTGAAGGTACTAGATTAAATTTCAAAGCTAGACAGACATTATTGGGTGGAATCAATATATCTCAAGCTTGTGAAATGAATCTGAAAGACTTGGTTTCATGGGTTAAGGATGTGGTGAGAGAATTGCCTGATAATGTACGGGAAATGGCGGAGGATATAACTGAGGAATTCATGGACAATGCAAAGATTTTGCTTGATTTGGGTTTAGGTTATATTTCCCTTGA encodes:
- a CDS encoding adenylosuccinate synthetase; protein product: MTCSILVGGAWGDEGKGKCITYLCDNDKPDIIARAGVGPNAGHSVEFNGEKYGLRLTPSGFVHTDAKLMIGAGVLVNPDVLFSEFENLKKYNVKERMCVDPRCAIINEDHMTRDKSSEHLAKKIGSTGSGCGPANSDRVMRTIELAKDIPELEEYITDVSMACNEAIDNGENVFIEGSQGFALSLYYGSYPYVTSKDTTASTFAADVGVGPTKVDEVIDVFKAYISRVGEGPFPTEMTQEEAESKGLEEYGVVTGRRRRIGYFDMELAKESCRINGATQIALTCVDRLFDCARVQNYDELSVETKAFIEDIQTETGVPVTIISTGPDLKDTIDLRKELL
- a CDS encoding SPFH domain-containing protein, which produces MVELLKVIKFEGDKDTLVWKHPAEDFNTHSKLIVHESQVAIFYKDGKALDEFGPGKYTLETGNIPILRALIDLPTEGVSQFHCEVYFINKATSLNVIWGTSSRFPVIEPTFQIPINVGASGAMDIVIDDAKKFMVNVVGTQTFNTIDQVTDYFKGKITTKVKNYLSKIMSEVSYYNITQHLEEISEALHEKLKEDFKEYGVNLVTFYISNIVVPKEETKKLEDVLNKKMEYGTLGFNWADEQMADVAKKYAENPGNKSGVNGMVTGFPMAMAFGQMLGNNVGGNMSGGLFAAGQNFGANQQQASQEQQPVSNEPQGDAVFCTKCGNKLAPDAMFCSKCGNKVQQELKCSNCGRSLEPGDMFCSGCGHPTNE
- a CDS encoding type II CAAX prenyl endopeptidase Rce1 family protein produces the protein MLNLDNNRDFPYYNENPKMSKIGWLVLLICIPVAYYANGFVSVFSNEIIGSISFLLILLIPLLYFSNWDYSLFFQKPTKNELILAVLMCLAYIVYSSILTNLLGTWGIPDVGNSNANIVTIVSLIFSMMAEELIKFIPLMFLLRVLFKYTSNRRLSIIVSSIFTLIFFGLIHLEPSTTILSVLVIQGAGSIFHLYVYLKTKNLFASYLSHLMTDASVLILVMMGLIG